A DNA window from Halanaerobium saccharolyticum subsp. saccharolyticum DSM 6643 contains the following coding sequences:
- a CDS encoding ABC transporter ATP-binding protein, which produces MSKEALVEVKNLKTYFYTEEGVVKAVDGVDYEIYPGETLGIVGESGCGKSVTSLSIMRLIESPPGKIVAGEINFQGEDLIKIPEKEMRKIRGNDISMIFQEPMTSLNPVYTVGDQIIEAIMLHKGVDRKEARKQAIDMLTKVGIPLPEQRVDEYPHQLSGGMRQRVMIAMALSCDPKLLIADEPTTALDVTIQAQILELMNSLKESYGMSIMMITHDLGVIAEVSDRVAVMYAGKVVEYTDVNTLFDDPKHPYTWGLMNSIPKLDKDVDRLEAIPGSVPSPLNFPEGCKFNTRCPLAEGKCYDEEPPLEDAADGHMVRCWRYEDLEEIKKRGERIYEDRGVQK; this is translated from the coding sequence TTGAGTAAAGAAGCTTTAGTAGAAGTTAAAAACTTAAAAACATATTTTTATACTGAAGAAGGCGTAGTTAAAGCGGTAGATGGAGTAGATTACGAAATTTATCCTGGTGAAACTTTAGGTATTGTTGGGGAATCTGGTTGTGGTAAAAGTGTTACTTCACTTTCTATCATGAGGTTAATTGAGTCTCCTCCTGGAAAAATTGTAGCTGGAGAAATTAATTTCCAAGGTGAAGATTTAATTAAAATTCCTGAAAAAGAAATGCGCAAAATCCGTGGTAATGATATTTCCATGATATTTCAGGAGCCAATGACATCTTTAAATCCAGTTTATACTGTTGGAGATCAAATCATTGAAGCAATTATGCTGCATAAAGGTGTAGATAGAAAAGAAGCCAGAAAACAAGCTATTGATATGCTGACGAAAGTAGGTATTCCTCTTCCAGAACAGAGAGTGGACGAATATCCCCATCAATTATCTGGTGGTATGAGACAGCGTGTTATGATAGCGATGGCTTTAAGTTGTGATCCAAAATTATTAATTGCAGATGAGCCAACAACAGCTCTTGATGTGACAATCCAGGCTCAGATTTTAGAATTAATGAATTCATTAAAAGAAAGTTATGGAATGTCAATTATGATGATTACTCACGATTTAGGAGTAATTGCAGAGGTGTCTGATAGAGTAGCCGTAATGTATGCAGGTAAGGTAGTAGAATATACTGATGTTAATACATTATTTGATGATCCTAAACATCCATATACCTGGGGATTAATGAATTCAATTCCTAAATTAGATAAGGATGTAGATCGATTGGAAGCTATTCCGGGTAGTGTACCTTCTCCACTAAACTTTCCTGAAGGATGTAAATTCAACACTCGTTGTCCTTTAGCAGAAGGGAAATGTTATGATGAAGAACCTCCTTTAGAGGATGCAGCAGATGGTCATATGGTTCGCTGCTGGAGATATGAAGATTTAGAAGAGATTAAAAAGCGTGGAGAAAGAATTTATGAGGATCGAGGTGTTCAAAAATAA
- a CDS encoding LacI family DNA-binding transcriptional regulator, with product MDVTMKDVAKLAGVSLSTVSRVLNDSSLVREETARKVEKAVEKLDYQINDSARILRTNTSNLIGVIGAGMERPFLANLLKGIEAEARERGFALIYGDSDGEFEKEQNYLNIMKQKKIDGIILITTNYYNDLLSIVKNYNIPVVFASGYISDPEISCVTVDNVAAAYDMVEFLCQSGHKNMAFIKGPDLDMLASQERLRGVKLALRLSDIEYDSKRFIEGDFTFESGYSAAKKIINKFPDVTAIFAFNDEMAVGTIRFLKEQGIKVPEDISVVGFDGIDLGNYTDPALTTIKQSGYHLGLKSIEMLNQIINEGKIEDNKVFIPHKLVVRESTNKLNELTTKQEVITKNRG from the coding sequence ATGGATGTAACTATGAAAGATGTAGCAAAATTAGCAGGAGTTTCATTAAGCACAGTCTCACGCGTTTTAAATGATAGTTCACTAGTTAGAGAAGAAACAGCTAGAAAAGTTGAAAAGGCTGTGGAAAAGTTGGATTATCAGATTAATGATTCTGCTCGAATATTGAGAACAAATACCAGTAATTTAATTGGGGTTATTGGGGCTGGTATGGAAAGACCTTTTTTAGCCAACCTGCTTAAAGGAATTGAAGCAGAGGCTAGAGAGCGTGGTTTTGCTCTGATTTATGGTGATTCTGATGGTGAGTTTGAAAAAGAACAAAATTATTTAAATATTATGAAACAGAAAAAAATTGATGGTATTATTTTAATTACTACTAATTATTATAATGATTTACTTTCAATAGTTAAAAATTATAACATTCCAGTTGTTTTTGCTTCAGGTTATATAAGTGATCCAGAAATCAGCTGTGTTACAGTAGATAATGTTGCTGCAGCATATGACATGGTAGAATTTTTATGTCAGTCTGGGCATAAAAATATGGCTTTTATTAAAGGGCCTGATCTCGATATGCTTGCCAGTCAAGAAAGATTAAGAGGAGTTAAGCTTGCTTTAAGATTAAGTGATATAGAATATGATTCTAAGAGGTTTATTGAAGGAGATTTCACTTTTGAAAGTGGTTATTCAGCAGCAAAAAAAATTATTAATAAATTTCCGGATGTAACAGCAATTTTTGCTTTTAATGATGAAATGGCAGTGGGAACCATAAGATTTTTAAAAGAACAAGGAATTAAAGTGCCAGAGGATATTTCTGTCGTTGGTTTTGATGGTATTGATTTAGGTAATTATACCGATCCCGCTTTAACAACTATCAAACAATCTGGATATCATCTAGGTTTAAAAAGTATAGAGATGCTAAACCAAATTATAAATGAAGGAAAAATTGAAGACAATAAAGTTTTTATTCCACATAAACTTGTGGTTAGAGAAAGCACAAATAAATTAAATGAACTGACTACTAAGCAGGAGGTGATAACAAAAAATAGGGGGTAG
- a CDS encoding ABC transporter ATP-binding protein produces the protein MAENLLEVKNLKKYFPVKAGIFKKTVAHVKAVDDISFAVKEGETLGLVGESGCGKSTTGRTILRLLEATAGEVIFEGKSVMDLDKKQMRAIRRDMQIIFQDPYASLNPRMTVADIVGEPLDIHKLAKNKKERNEKVREILENVGLGAEYMHRYPHEFSGGQRQRIGVARALAVDPKLIIADEPVSALDVSVQAQVVNLLQDLQKEFGLTYLFIAHDLSVVKHISDRVAVMYLGKIVELTDKKELFKNPMHPYTQSLLSAIPEADPKKKKDRIILEGDVPSPVDPPSGCRFHPRCPKAFEPCSVKEPEFKEYGDGHFAACHLLDL, from the coding sequence ATGGCTGAAAATTTACTAGAAGTTAAAAATCTAAAAAAATATTTCCCAGTTAAAGCTGGAATATTTAAAAAGACTGTTGCACATGTAAAAGCTGTTGATGATATTTCTTTTGCAGTAAAAGAAGGAGAAACACTCGGTCTAGTAGGAGAATCAGGTTGTGGTAAATCAACAACAGGTAGAACCATTCTACGACTTTTAGAAGCAACTGCTGGAGAAGTTATATTTGAAGGAAAAAGTGTAATGGATCTTGATAAAAAACAAATGCGTGCAATAAGACGTGATATGCAGATTATTTTTCAGGACCCATACGCATCACTTAATCCACGAATGACAGTAGCTGATATTGTTGGTGAACCACTTGATATTCATAAGTTAGCTAAAAACAAAAAAGAGCGCAATGAAAAAGTAAGAGAAATACTCGAAAATGTTGGACTTGGTGCTGAATATATGCATCGTTACCCGCATGAATTTAGTGGTGGACAGCGTCAGCGTATAGGTGTAGCTAGGGCTTTAGCAGTAGATCCTAAGTTGATTATTGCAGATGAGCCAGTTTCTGCTCTTGATGTTTCAGTTCAGGCTCAGGTTGTAAACTTACTTCAGGATTTACAGAAGGAATTTGGTTTAACCTATTTATTTATTGCACATGATTTAAGTGTAGTTAAGCATATAAGTGATCGAGTTGCAGTTATGTATTTGGGTAAAATAGTTGAATTGACAGATAAAAAGGAATTGTTTAAGAATCCTATGCATCCTTACACTCAATCATTATTATCTGCAATTCCAGAAGCAGATCCAAAGAAGAAAAAAGACAGGATTATTTTAGAAGGAGATGTTCCTTCACCGGTAGATCCACCTTCTGGCTGTAGATTCCATCCCCGTTGTCCAAAAGCCTTTGAACCCTGTTCTGTTAAAGAACCAGAGTTTAAAGAATATGGTGATGGACATTTTGCTGCCTGTCACTTGTTAGATTTATAA
- a CDS encoding carbohydrate ABC transporter permease, with amino-acid sequence MTRDQKKTLKKVLFYLVLAVIIVYLLFPFYWAISSSLKSEAQLSMTPATLIPRDPDTGEISFFTRNYRAIFSNGGFVRGLINSTIVATSTTILALLTGSFAAFALGKLRFKGKAPALYTILAMTMFPQVTVLSGLYAVINALNLSARVSMIFTYLLFTLPFTTWVLTSFFRDLPDEIMQSAQVDGATPFQTFHMILLPLTAPALVTTGLLSFIQAWNEYLFALTFTSIDPSARTVPVAIQFFSGEFARQEPFGEIMAAAVMVTVPIVVLVLIFQRRIVAGLTAGAVKG; translated from the coding sequence ATGACAAGAGATCAGAAAAAAACACTTAAAAAAGTCTTATTCTATCTTGTGCTGGCAGTAATTATTGTTTATTTATTATTTCCATTTTACTGGGCTATATCCTCATCTCTAAAATCAGAGGCCCAGTTAAGTATGACTCCAGCAACCTTGATTCCTAGAGACCCAGATACTGGTGAGATATCCTTTTTTACTAGAAACTATAGAGCTATATTTTCTAATGGAGGTTTTGTTAGAGGTCTAATTAACAGTACAATAGTAGCAACTTCAACTACTATCTTAGCTCTTTTAACGGGATCATTTGCAGCTTTTGCCTTAGGTAAGTTAAGATTCAAAGGTAAAGCACCAGCGCTTTATACAATTTTAGCAATGACTATGTTTCCTCAGGTTACAGTATTATCAGGGCTATATGCAGTAATAAATGCTTTAAATTTAAGTGCTAGAGTAAGTATGATATTTACATATCTATTATTTACTCTACCATTTACAACCTGGGTTTTGACTTCTTTCTTTAGAGACTTACCTGATGAAATTATGCAGTCAGCACAGGTGGATGGTGCAACACCTTTTCAGACTTTCCATATGATCTTGCTGCCGCTTACTGCACCTGCTTTGGTTACAACAGGTTTATTGTCATTTATTCAGGCCTGGAATGAGTATCTCTTTGCCTTAACATTTACATCTATTGATCCAAGTGCAAGAACTGTACCGGTAGCTATTCAATTTTTCTCGGGAGAATTTGCCCGGCAGGAACCATTTGGAGAAATTATGGCAGCAGCAGTTATGGTTACAGTTCCAATTGTAGTTTTAGTATTAATTTTCCAAAGAAGAATTGTAGCTGGCTTAACAGCTGGAGCAGTAAAAGGCTAA
- a CDS encoding glycosyl hydrolase family 65 protein yields MNHEDFFKIKDDWNLQIESLDEEQLVHYGSNLLCGNGYLGYRGTLEEWGKEQYQACVITDTYDMADGKWRELSNSPNALTTEVMVAGENIGDFPGQNKMTTELDFNYKYGVFKRISESKNNNIEIFSERFASYDNLHLIANNYQLKNIENDEVELKLGINGDIWDLNGTHLENFRGEYNSNKNILYLKAETGESKITLVTALSFRFKKGKIKNVKVENEKKSIYLLINVEAESDKIDLDRNMIVYSSNDVDAPLKAALIDADEALELGYQKLKEKNQTIWDKKWELMDIKIKGNILDQLAVRFNLYHNIIAAPAHSDRLPIGARGLSCQAYQGSAFWDQEIFNLPMFLYTETETAKNILKYRYHTLNGARKKAKDLGYDGAFYAWISGKSGKELCPSFFFKDVISGRKIRNHFNDWQIHVSPDISYTIWKYYLATKDIDFVVDYGSEILFEVARFLHSRVHYNQYKDKYEIIRLLGPDEYHENVDNNAFTNYQTQFALKKALYFYYKMENEYPEKLLDLKNKIDLTESEVTAWQQISEKIYLPQPDENRLIEQFDGYFDLEDTNAEVLKERLIDKEEYWGWPNGVAVFTQVIKQADVIQLFTLHDIFSEDVLAANYDYYEPRTQHGSSLSPSQYAVIAARLGRAEEAYDYFKKSAFIDLMSTNKAVSGGTFIGGVHTAAAGGIWQLIINGFAGMKIDRKGLSFKPVLCQEWEEIEFKLNYQAKKFNVTLDQNMFKLKAAAGNDEALEFSIFEKEYTVDAAEEIKIEL; encoded by the coding sequence TTGAATCATGAGGATTTTTTTAAAATAAAAGATGATTGGAATCTTCAAATTGAAAGTTTAGATGAAGAACAGCTAGTTCATTATGGCAGCAACTTATTGTGTGGTAATGGTTATTTAGGCTACAGAGGAACTCTAGAAGAATGGGGAAAAGAACAATATCAGGCCTGTGTAATAACAGACACCTATGATATGGCAGATGGAAAATGGAGAGAGCTTTCTAATTCTCCTAACGCTTTGACTACAGAAGTAATGGTTGCTGGAGAAAATATTGGAGATTTTCCAGGACAGAACAAAATGACTACTGAATTAGATTTTAATTATAAATATGGTGTTTTTAAGAGAATATCAGAATCAAAAAATAATAATATTGAAATATTCTCAGAAAGATTTGCTTCTTATGATAATTTGCATTTGATCGCAAATAATTATCAGCTAAAAAATATTGAAAATGATGAGGTAGAATTGAAGCTTGGAATTAATGGTGACATCTGGGATTTAAATGGTACTCATCTTGAAAACTTTAGAGGAGAATATAATTCTAATAAAAATATTCTATATTTAAAAGCTGAGACTGGAGAAAGCAAGATAACTCTAGTAACTGCTTTATCATTTAGATTCAAAAAAGGGAAAATTAAAAACGTTAAGGTAGAAAATGAGAAAAAGTCTATTTATTTATTGATTAATGTTGAAGCTGAATCTGATAAGATAGATTTAGATAGAAATATGATTGTTTATTCCAGCAACGATGTAGATGCGCCATTAAAAGCTGCCTTAATTGATGCTGATGAAGCCTTGGAATTAGGTTATCAAAAATTAAAAGAAAAAAATCAGACAATTTGGGATAAAAAATGGGAACTTATGGATATTAAAATTAAAGGTAATATTTTAGATCAGCTGGCAGTAAGATTTAATCTGTATCATAATATTATTGCTGCACCTGCTCATAGTGATCGTTTACCAATTGGTGCTCGGGGGTTATCCTGCCAGGCATATCAAGGGTCAGCTTTTTGGGATCAGGAAATATTTAACTTACCTATGTTTTTATATACTGAAACTGAAACTGCAAAAAATATTTTAAAATACCGCTATCACACTTTAAATGGTGCCCGCAAAAAGGCTAAAGACTTAGGCTACGATGGCGCATTTTATGCCTGGATATCTGGTAAAAGTGGCAAAGAATTATGCCCATCATTTTTCTTTAAAGATGTAATCAGCGGTCGTAAAATTAGAAACCACTTTAATGACTGGCAGATACATGTTTCTCCTGATATTAGTTATACAATCTGGAAGTATTATCTGGCAACTAAAGATATTGATTTTGTTGTTGATTATGGTAGTGAGATATTGTTTGAAGTAGCTAGATTTTTACATTCTCGAGTTCACTATAATCAATATAAAGACAAATATGAAATCATTAGGCTTTTAGGTCCAGATGAGTATCATGAAAATGTAGATAATAATGCATTTACTAATTATCAAACACAATTTGCATTAAAAAAAGCCCTGTATTTTTATTATAAAATGGAAAATGAATATCCTGAAAAGTTGCTTGATTTAAAAAATAAAATTGATCTTACTGAATCCGAAGTTACAGCCTGGCAGCAAATTTCTGAAAAAATATATTTACCCCAGCCAGATGAGAACAGGTTAATCGAACAGTTTGATGGATATTTTGATCTAGAAGATACTAATGCTGAAGTATTAAAGGAGAGGCTAATTGATAAAGAAGAATATTGGGGTTGGCCAAATGGAGTAGCTGTTTTTACTCAAGTAATTAAACAGGCTGATGTAATCCAGTTATTTACCTTACATGACATTTTTTCTGAAGATGTATTAGCAGCAAACTATGATTATTATGAACCGAGAACTCAACATGGTTCTTCTTTGAGTCCATCTCAGTATGCAGTTATTGCTGCTAGATTAGGAAGAGCCGAAGAAGCTTATGATTATTTTAAAAAGTCAGCTTTTATTGATTTGATGAGTACAAATAAAGCGGTCAGTGGTGGCACATTTATTGGTGGAGTTCATACTGCAGCAGCTGGGGGAATCTGGCAGTTAATAATTAATGGTTTTGCCGGAATGAAAATCGATAGAAAAGGTCTTTCCTTTAAACCGGTCCTCTGCCAGGAATGGGAAGAAATTGAATTTAAGCTTAATTATCAGGCTAAAAAATTTAATGTGACATTAGATCAAAATATGTTTAAATTAAAAGCAGCAGCTGGAAATGATGAAGCACTGGAATTTAGTATTTTCGAAAAAGAATATACTGTAGATGCTGCTGAAGAAATTAAGATAGAATTGTAA
- a CDS encoding carbohydrate ABC transporter permease — protein sequence MANSNSSNLAKEEQKLALKLLIPAFLILIIIALYPLGQVFYTSFTDKEFASTKETSFVGLDNYKALLSVTVKELEPIIDEGTGEQAVDDESGEKLFQRPIRVLPRDPYLYRPSFEFSVFGNKYVVGARTPDFIRSVWNTLIFTLFSVFFETLLGLIVALVVNSEFKGRGAMRAVMLVPWAVITVVSARMWEWMFEPTRAGLFNMLGDRFGLIDGSYSFLSNNALQLPAIIAVDVWKTTPFMALLILAGLQLIPNELYEAAEMDGASKFRQFFNITLPLLKPSLAVALIFRTLDALRVFDVFQVMLSQKRYSMASFNYFQLISARQMGMASAIGVIIFIIIFGFAILYMKSLGVDTE from the coding sequence ATGGCAAATAGCAATTCATCAAATCTGGCAAAAGAAGAACAAAAATTAGCGCTTAAATTGTTAATACCAGCATTTTTAATTTTAATTATAATTGCTTTATATCCTCTGGGGCAGGTTTTTTATACAAGTTTTACTGATAAAGAATTTGCTTCAACTAAAGAAACTAGTTTTGTTGGTTTAGATAATTATAAAGCATTGCTATCAGTTACTGTTAAAGAATTAGAACCTATAATTGATGAAGGAACAGGTGAACAAGCAGTTGACGATGAAAGTGGAGAAAAATTATTTCAAAGACCAATAAGAGTTTTACCAAGAGATCCTTATTTATATCGACCATCATTTGAGTTTAGTGTTTTTGGAAATAAGTATGTGGTTGGTGCTCGAACTCCAGATTTTATTAGATCTGTCTGGAATACTTTAATTTTCACACTATTTTCAGTGTTTTTTGAGACATTGCTTGGCTTAATAGTTGCCTTGGTAGTTAATAGTGAATTTAAAGGTAGAGGAGCTATGAGGGCAGTAATGTTGGTTCCTTGGGCTGTAATTACAGTTGTTTCTGCAAGAATGTGGGAATGGATGTTTGAACCAACAAGGGCAGGTTTATTTAATATGTTAGGTGATAGATTTGGTTTGATTGACGGTAGTTATTCCTTTTTAAGTAATAATGCTTTACAGCTTCCAGCAATTATAGCAGTTGATGTATGGAAAACTACTCCTTTTATGGCTTTATTAATTCTTGCTGGTTTACAGCTGATTCCAAATGAATTATATGAAGCAGCAGAAATGGATGGGGCTAGTAAATTTAGACAGTTTTTTAATATTACCTTACCATTATTGAAACCATCACTAGCGGTAGCTTTAATTTTTAGAACCTTAGATGCTTTGAGAGTTTTTGATGTGTTTCAGGTAATGCTGTCACAGAAAAGATATTCAATGGCAAGTTTTAATTACTTTCAATTGATTTCAGCCAGACAAATGGGAATGGCATCAGCAATTGGAGTTATAATCTTTATCATTATCTTTGGTTTTGCTATTCTTTATATGAAATCCTTAGGAGTTGATACAGAATGA
- a CDS encoding ABC transporter substrate-binding protein: MKKIKIIILVLLIIITGVYTVNAENYGGDLKVKINKRPLNLNPIYSFNQTEKIINSQIFDKLLVLNNKGEIVNNLSKSWEINENSTVFSFILKKDVYFHPYKRDGKEIPLEQRKVTAEDWKWSFEYLANPENKSPNAEIFNKVLGYDDYRQQKEKEITGIRVIDDYQLEIELKKPYAPFIYNLVKEAAVVIPKQAVLNTDQNFALAPVGTGAFKLKEFLNNKIVLTENKNYWKNNYQKEKLPYLKKIDFYFNESNDLNSNYQDFDLYQLEEDQFTDYQHQKNIKNNYSFKKIVDNNIYFAAFNYKNNFDLNPNFKERNEKIKSILNKNEFIQNLNLNNFSYLKNGSNDLKILNKINYQNQQLSKQELNINKKYLLEIAINNSKLNNKISQLIKKELKSNYIDLDINEYNWTKYLNILKDDLNGQLFIMTYNYNNKFNFITDNFYSESENNYFNYENRRLDNLIDYIKLTKNENKQDKAYEIIEEILLNDNPFIFILQSQDNYLITNQLLNQDIFENIYTRNNFELLYFK, from the coding sequence ATGAAAAAAATAAAAATAATTATTTTAGTTTTATTAATTATAATAACTGGGGTATATACTGTAAATGCTGAAAATTATGGTGGTGATTTAAAAGTTAAAATAAATAAAAGACCTTTAAATTTAAATCCAATTTATTCATTTAACCAGACCGAAAAAATAATTAATAGCCAAATTTTTGACAAATTATTAGTTTTAAATAATAAAGGAGAAATAGTTAATAATTTAAGTAAATCATGGGAAATTAATGAAAATTCGACTGTTTTTAGCTTTATTTTAAAAAAAGATGTATATTTTCATCCATATAAAAGGGATGGAAAAGAGATACCATTAGAGCAGAGAAAAGTTACTGCTGAGGATTGGAAATGGTCTTTTGAATATTTAGCTAATCCGGAAAATAAATCACCAAATGCAGAGATTTTTAATAAAGTACTTGGATATGATGATTATCGTCAGCAAAAGGAAAAAGAAATAACTGGCATTAGAGTAATTGATGATTATCAATTAGAAATAGAATTAAAAAAGCCATATGCTCCCTTTATTTATAATTTAGTTAAGGAAGCAGCAGTAGTAATACCAAAACAAGCAGTTTTGAATACAGATCAAAACTTTGCTTTAGCACCTGTAGGAACTGGTGCATTTAAATTAAAAGAATTTTTAAATAATAAAATTGTTTTAACTGAAAATAAAAATTACTGGAAAAATAATTATCAAAAAGAAAAATTACCATATTTAAAAAAAATTGATTTTTATTTTAATGAATCAAATGATTTAAATAGTAATTATCAAGATTTTGATTTATATCAACTTGAAGAAGATCAATTTACTGATTATCAACATCAAAAAAACATAAAAAATAATTATAGTTTTAAAAAAATTGTAGATAATAATATTTATTTTGCTGCTTTTAATTATAAAAATAATTTTGACCTTAATCCAAATTTTAAAGAGAGAAATGAAAAAATTAAGTCTATTTTAAATAAAAATGAGTTTATTCAAAACTTAAATTTAAATAATTTTAGTTATTTAAAAAACGGAAGCAATGATCTTAAAATATTAAACAAAATAAATTATCAAAACCAGCAGTTATCAAAACAAGAATTAAATATTAATAAAAAATATTTACTGGAAATTGCTATTAATAATTCTAAATTAAATAATAAAATTAGCCAATTAATAAAAAAAGAATTAAAATCTAATTATATTGACTTGGATATAAATGAGTATAATTGGACTAAATATTTAAATATTTTAAAAGATGATTTAAACGGGCAACTTTTTATAATGACATATAATTATAACAATAAATTTAATTTTATTACTGACAACTTTTATTCTGAGTCTGAAAATAATTATTTTAATTATGAAAATAGAAGACTAGATAATTTAATTGATTATATCAAACTAACAAAAAATGAAAATAAACAAGATAAAGCTTATGAGATAATTGAAGAAATTTTGCTAAATGATAATCCTTTTATTTTTATATTGCAGAGTCAAGACAACTATTTAATTACTAATCAATTGTTAAATCAAGATATTTTTGAAAATATATATACTCGCAATAATTTTGAATTATTATATTTTAAATAA
- a CDS encoding ABC transporter substrate-binding protein — MRKNLFLVLALVFVIAFSGIAFADSHGEEISLTVAGGAVGQEKELTIKAAEMYMERNPNVTVEVLETPDLANDRLGLYLQFLEAESPEVDVYQIDVIWPGDLAEHFVDFYDYGAEEVVDKHFQAIIDNNTTTDGRLVAMPWFTDAGLLYYRTDLLEKYDREVPETWDELEETAQYIMEEERAAGNEDFYGYVWQGDAYEGLTCDALEWTYSNGGGQIVSPDQKITINNDKAIEIINQAAGWVGTISPTGVTGMGEEDARSMWEAGNALFMRNWPYAYALGNQEGKPTAGNFGVSPLPAGDSGKSAATLGGWNLGVSKYSNHPEEAAKLAMFLAGEEVQKMRAVEGSFNPTIKSLYEDEDVLEAVPFFGSLYDVFTNAVARPSTATAPQYNQVSELFFQAVHSVLTGESDAQTAIEYLELDLEDTTGFETGEPVQP, encoded by the coding sequence ATGAGAAAAAATTTATTTTTAGTTTTAGCTTTAGTTTTTGTTATTGCATTTAGTGGTATTGCTTTTGCTGATAGTCATGGAGAAGAAATTTCTTTAACTGTTGCTGGTGGTGCAGTTGGGCAGGAGAAAGAACTGACTATTAAAGCTGCAGAAATGTATATGGAAAGAAATCCTAATGTAACAGTTGAAGTTTTAGAAACTCCTGACTTAGCTAATGACAGATTAGGTTTATACTTACAGTTTTTAGAAGCTGAAAGTCCTGAAGTAGATGTATATCAAATTGATGTAATCTGGCCTGGTGATTTAGCAGAACACTTTGTTGATTTTTATGATTATGGTGCAGAAGAAGTTGTTGATAAGCATTTCCAGGCAATTATTGATAATAACACAACAACTGATGGTCGTTTAGTAGCGATGCCTTGGTTTACAGATGCAGGTCTTTTATATTATAGAACAGATCTTTTAGAAAAATATGACCGAGAAGTTCCAGAAACCTGGGATGAATTAGAAGAAACTGCTCAATATATTATGGAAGAAGAAAGAGCTGCAGGTAATGAAGATTTTTATGGTTATGTATGGCAGGGAGACGCTTATGAAGGTTTAACTTGTGACGCTCTAGAATGGACATATTCTAATGGCGGTGGACAGATAGTAAGTCCTGATCAGAAAATAACAATTAATAATGATAAAGCAATTGAGATTATTAATCAAGCAGCTGGTTGGGTAGGAACTATTTCTCCAACTGGTGTAACAGGTATGGGCGAAGAAGATGCTCGTTCAATGTGGGAAGCTGGTAATGCATTATTTATGCGTAATTGGCCTTATGCTTATGCTTTAGGAAATCAAGAAGGTAAGCCGACTGCTGGTAACTTTGGTGTGTCACCTTTACCTGCTGGAGATAGCGGCAAATCAGCAGCAACATTAGGAGGCTGGAACTTAGGAGTAAGTAAGTACAGTAATCACCCTGAAGAAGCAGCTAAATTAGCTATGTTCTTAGCTGGAGAAGAAGTTCAGAAGATGCGTGCTGTAGAAGGTTCTTTCAATCCTACAATTAAATCATTGTATGAAGATGAAGACGTACTAGAAGCAGTTCCTTTCTTTGGTAGTCTTTACGATGTGTTTACAAATGCTGTTGCTCGTCCTTCTACTGCAACTGCTCCACAGTATAATCAGGTATCAGAATTATTCTTCCAGGCTGTACATTCAGTATTAACTGGTGAAAGTGATGCTCAAACAGCTATTGAGTATTTAGAATTAGATTTAGAAGATACTACAGGATTTGAAACTGGTGAGCCAGTTCAACCATAA